AAATTCCAGGAAAGGTCTTAGCTGAACTTATTTCAAATACTATTTTTTCTACCTCTAAAGAAGAAAGTCATTTTGTATTAGGAGGTATTTATTTTGAACCTATAAAAGAGGAAGGTATTTTAAGAGCTGTTGCTTCAGATGGGCATAGACTGGTTAAACTTGATAGAGAAGTAATAGGAATAGAAAATGTAAATTTTAACGAAGGATTTATCGTGGGAAGAAAAGCTGCTAAACAAATAGAAGATATTGCAGAAGAAGAATTAATAGTAAAATTGGGGTATATAAACAATTATGTAGTAATATGGACATCAAATTCGGTCTTTTTTGCAAGAACTATTGAAGGAACTTATCCAGATTATAGAAGCGTAATACCTTCTCATTATGAAAATGTTTTAAAAGTAGATAGAAAACTGCTAATGGATGCTTTAAAAAGGGTGTCTCTAATAATACCAGAAAAATTTAAACCTGTTACTTTTGATCTAAAACCTGACGAAATCATTCTTTCTTCTCAAGAAGTAGAATTAGGAAAAGCTCAGATTAAGCTTAGTGCTATTTATGAAGGAAAACCTCTTACAGTAAATTATAATGCGGATTATATTTTAGATGCTTTAGAAGTAATGAATTCAGAAGAAGTAGAAATAAAAATAGGTGAAGAGAGAACTCCTGCTTTAATAACCGGTAGAAGAGACGAAGGTTTTCTTTATTTGGTAATGCCTATGATCTTATAAAGATTATGAAGATTCTCAGTAAAAAAGAAAAGGAATCTCAAAAAAATATGGATTTTACCCAAAATTACGAAGCAAGTAGCATCAAGGTCCTCTCTGGTTTAGAGGGAGTCAGAGCTCGTCCTGCAATGTATATAGGATCAACAGATATCTCGGGTTTTCATCATCTTTTATGGGAAGTTCTTGATAATGCGGTTGATGAAGCTTTAGCTGGATATGCTACAGAAATAATTGTAACTCTTCATAAAGATGGATCTGCAAGTTGTGAAGATAATGGTAGGGGGATTCCAACAGATATACATCCTGAAGAAGGTATTTCAGCACTTGAGCTTGTAATGACAAGACTTCATGCTGGTGCTAAGTTTGATCACGGTGTGTATAAAGTTTCTGGAGGTCTTCACGGAGTAGGTGTTTCTGTAGTTAATGCCCTTTCAGAATGGTTAATTGCTGAAGTTTATAGAGATGGAAAAATTTTTAGACAAACTTATAAAAGAGGAATCCCCGACGGTCCGATACAAGTTGTAGGTGAAACTAAGAAAAGGGGAACCTTGGTAAGATTTAAACCTGATCCGGAAATTTTTGGGAACTTAGAATTTGATTTAGAAATAGTTCAAAAAAGAATAAAAGAATTATCTTATTTAAATCCAGAAATCAAATTTTATTTAATTGATGAAAGAATCGGATTTTTTGAGAAATATCATTACAAAGGCGGTATTGTTGAGTTAGTAAAAGCTCTAAATGCTAAAAAAAATCCTATTCATTCAAAGGTTATTTATATTTCAGGAGAAAAAGAAAATGTTAAAGTAGAAGTAGCTATTCAATATAATTCAAGTTATACAGAAACTTTATACAGTTATGTAAATAATATTCATACCAAGGAAGGAGGAACCCACGTTATTGGTTTTAGAAGTGCATTAACAAAAGCTATAAACAGATATATTTCCGATGAAAAAATTCCTAAACAATTTAAGATCAAAGTGGAAGGTGAAGATGTAAAAGATGGACTTTGTGCTGTTATATCTCTAAAAGTGCCTGATCCTCAATTTGAAGGTCAAACAAAAATGAAGCTCGGAAATAGCGAAATTAAACCTATTGTTGAATCTATTGTATATGAAGGTTTAATAAAATTTTTAGAAGAAAACCCAAGTGAAGCTAAAAAAATTATTCAAAAAATAACTATTGCTGCTAAAGCAAGAGAAGCTTCCAAAAAAGCAAGAGAACTTATAAGAAAAAAGAGTGAAATAGAAGAATTTTTAGTAGCTGGAAAGCTTGCAGATTGTTCTGAAAAAGATCCTGAAAAAAGAGAACTTTTTATAGTAGAAGGAGATTCTGCAGGAGGCTCAGCTAAACAAGCAAGGGATCGTAGATTTCAAGCTATTCTTCCTTTAAGAGGAAAAATCTTAAATGTAGAAAAGGCAAATATAGAAAAAATGCTTTCCTCAGAAGAGATAAAAAGTATAATTGCAGCTTTGGGAGCTGGCATAGGACCTGATAATTTTAATCCTGAAAAATGTAGATATCATAAAATTATAATTATGACTGATGCTGATATAGATGGAGCACACATTAGAACTCTTCTTCTTACTTTTTTCTATCGACAAATGCCTGAATTAATAGAAAAAGGCTGGCTTTTCATAGCTCAACCTCCTCTTTATCGAGTCGTAGAGGGAAAAAAAGAAACCTATTTAAAAGATGATGAAGAATTGGACAAGTATATTTTAAAAAGAATTTCAGAAGGAGTAAAAGCCTATTTTATAAAAGACTCTCTTAAAGAAAAAATAGAAATTAAAGACTTTCGCAACCTCTTCTTAACCTGTGCAAAACTTGATAGAATATTGTTAAATCTCTTCAAAAAAAATTATCCTCCTCAAGTTATCTTACTACTTTTGAAAGCAGGACTAAACAATCTTTCTTTCTTTGAAGACCTTTCTAAAATGGAATCCTTAGCTAAGGATTGTCAAAATTTAGGTTTCAAAATCTCTAAAATAAAACCAAGTGATTATAATCCTAAATACTATGAATTTTTTATATATTCAGAAAAGGAAAGCTTTATTTCAACTCGTATAGGCCCTGAACTTATTTTAGAAAAAGATTATAGAGAAGCCTTTAAAATTTTTGAAAACTTAAGACCTTATGTTTTTTATAAATTACAAATTGTTTATAAAGATTCAATTAAGGTATGGGAAAATTGGATCTTTTATATAGGGGAATTTTTACAATATTTAAGAGAGGAAGGAAGAAAGGGGCTTTTTATTCAAAGATATAAAGGTCTTGGAGAAATGAATTCTAAACAATTGTGGGAAACTACTATGGATCCAAAAAACAGAGTTCTTAAAAAGGTAAGTATTTATGATGCAGAAAAAGCTGATGAACTCTTTTCTATTCTTATGGGTGAAGATGTAGAACCTCGTAAAGAATTTATTTATCAACATGCCTTAGAATATAGAGAACTTGATATTTAAACAAAAATGAATTCAAAATTACTTAAAAAAAATTTAAAATTAGTTTTATCTAAAAAAGAAATCTCTCAAAAAATTAAAGAATTAGCTAAAAAAATTGAAAAAGATTATAAGGATGAGCCTTTAATATTTATTGGAACCCTTAAAGGAGCTTTTATTTTTTTAGCTGATCTAGTGAGAAATATTAAAAATCCCAATGTGGAAATCGATTTTGTAAGGGTTAGAAGTTATGGATTTTCGGATACATCTTCTGGTAAAGTAGAAATTACAAAAGATATTGAAGTTTCCTTAGAAGGTAAAAATGTTATCTTAGTAGAAGATATAGTTGATACAGGTATTACTTTAGAATTTCTTTATAATTACATAAAAACCCTTAATCCTAAGAGTTTAAAAATTTGCGTTTTAATTGATAAAAAAGAAAGAAGAAAAGTAAGGATTCCTATAGATTATGTAGGTTTCGAAATAGAAAAAGGTTTTTTAGTAGGTTATGGACTTGATTTTGCTGAAAAATATAGGCATTTACCTCACATAAAAGAGGTTATAAAAAATGAGTAAAAAGAAATTTGTATGGAATTATCTCAAAAATAGTCCTTGGTATATGTGGGTGATAAGAATTACAGGGGCAATTCTTATTGCTTATATTGTAATTAATGCCTTAAAACTTAAATAGCTACTTAATGCTCAGATTTATACTTAGGATGTTCATAAAGTACAGGCATACGATTTAACACAAAACGATAGGTCAAAACTAATAAAGTAACTACACCTGCACTAAGAGCTATCTCAGTCCAAGCTGGATAATATTTTTGAGAGAAAGGTACATACCATTTATAAGCTATTAAACACACATTTAAACGATTTACTATTACTCCAAAAGCAGTTAACACTGCTCCTAATTTTACAAGCCAAACAATTCTATTTCTAACAGCAGAAGTAAACATAAGTGCTGGAATAAAAACAAAGGCAATTAATTCAACTGCATACCAAAATCCATAAAATCCTTTTAGATAATGCCACTTTTCATAGTGGGCAAAATCAAGAAGTTTTAAAATTAAATAAATATAAAGGGCACAGGCTGCAGCTTTTCCTAATCCAATAAGCTTTTTGTTAAAATCTTCTTCATCAAAGTCTTTTATTTGATGCTTAAAAGCTTTATGAGTAATAGTTCCTTCAATAATAACAATTGAAATTCCTCCAAAGATTGCTGAAATAAGAAAAAAAGGAGGTAATAATGCTGAATACCATAAAGGATGAAGTTTATAAGGAACCACTAAATATAAACCACCAAGAGCTGACTGATGTCCTCCAGCAATAATCACTCCAAAAATAGTTGCCCAAATAACAAGTTTAGCAAAGAAATCACGAGCTCTTTTTAAATCTAACCATTCAAATACTACCGGAGCAAATTCTATAAGACAAATAATTGTATAAAGGAAGAAATGCCAACCTACTAAGAATAGAACAGAAGAAAAGCCCCAAGACCATATTAATAAATTATATAAATTGTAATATCTTCCCAAATCAAATAAAAGTGCAAAAATAGCAAAAACATATCCAAGAAGACTTGATAAAGCTACAGGTTTTGCAAAATGGTGGTATTCTTTAAGACCAAATAAATGAATTGCAGTCCCCACTGTAAGCCCAGGTGCTGCAAGAGCAATACCTACTAAAATATCAAAACCAATCCAAAAACCCCAGGGGTATTCATCTGAAAGATTTGTAGCAGGACCTAATCCATAAATAAGTCTATATACCATAGCATAAATTCCGAAAATTAAAATTATAAGGGCAATCATATTTCCAATAGTGATATTATCTTTTATGAATTCTCCAAATGTTCTTCCCATAAGAATTTTTTCTCTAAACCAAGAGGTATTATTTCTTTCCATGGCCCTCTCCTTTTTCCTCATTTATGGATTGTTTTTTCTTGCGGGATTTTGAAATTTGATAATAGGCTCCAAAAACTAAAGGCCAAGCTCCTACCACTTCAAAAAGTTTTACCATAAATAAAAATCTCTCACTATATTCTGGTATAGGAGTTTCTTCAAGTTTTGGAAATCCTATTTCTTCAAAAGGAACTGGCGATATATAAAGCCAACTTGTCCCACCTACTTCTTTTTCTCCATATACATGAGGAACATATTTACCGGGATTATTATGAATCCTTTCCCAAGCTATTTTAATAATTTCACTTCTTTTACCAAAAGTTAAAGCTCCTGCAGTACAAATCTCTACACAAGCAGGGACTTTACCTTCAACTATTCTATCATAACACATGGTGCATTTTGTAATTTGTGGAGTAATTGGATCATAATATTCATAGGCAGGGATATCAAAAGGACAAGCTACCATACAATATCTACATCCAACACATACACTTTTATTATAAATAACAGGACCTTCAGGGGTTTTTCTGTAGGCTTCAACTAAACAGGCAGAATAACAGCCAGGATGTACACAATGCATACACTGTCTTTTTACATAAAGAGGTGTTCCATCTTTGGTATAAAATCTATTTACTACAGTAAAATTCCCAGCATGAGGTCTTCTTATTTTATCAAAAACTGAAGGCTTTTGATGAACAGAAGCCTCAAACTCCTTTAATGGTCTATTAGGATTTTGGTTCCATTCATTACATGCCCATTCACATCTTCTGCATCCAATACACTTAGAAATATCTACTAAAACTGCATAAGGTTCTTCTGGAGGGGGCAAATGCTTTTTCTTTCTTTCCTCATAAATTTTCCAAACTTTTTCATTAGCTTTATTCCCGGTAGCATAAATAGATGGTGCATCTCCTTTACTGTATGCCTGAGAAATTGAGGGTTTAGTAATTATTAATGTCCCAGCTAAAGCTCCCAATCCTTTTAAAAATTCCCTTCTATTTAACTTCATAAATAGCCCCCTTTTAATATTTCCGCTCTGTGCTTAAGAGATAATAAATAAATATAAAAACAAAAGCTGCTGTAACTGCAACTACATATTCAAATCCATGAGCAGTAAACAATTGTTCTATAGCATACATATTTCTCTCTCCTTCTTATCTTTTTATTCCAAGCACATCTGTTGGTAAAGGTCTTGGACTCTTTTCTTTATGGCAATCGGTACATCTATGAGTAGGTTTCTCAAGTCTCATATTGTCATGACAACCAATACACTGCACATGGTATGCAGATTGTAATTTTAACTTATTAGGATTAACAGGGTTAAAATACTTAGGATGACAATTCTGACAGGATGGAGGTATATCTTTTTTAGCTTCAGCAGAAGATTTTCTTTGATGATGACATCCCTCACAAAGAACTTTTAAATCATTATGAAAATACCTTGCCAATTTATTATTATTGGAAATATCTACTAATTTATCTATAATTTTGCGATGTGGAAAATCTGCAGGTTCAAATTCTTTTTCTAATACCTTTATTTTAATTTCCTTTTTAACTACTTGAGGATCAAGCCCAGCTGTTGAAAGTGACGGAGGTAAAGTAACTTCTTTTTTACCTGTATGACATCTATCACATACTTCTTTATTAGGTTCCTTAGCTTTAATATCTATTAGAGGAATAAATTTGTGACATCCTGCACAATCTTTTTCCAGTTTCTTTTTATTATGACATCCTGCACAACTATGTTCTGAAAAAGGAGCATGATAGGCATCTACTAAATTTACCCAAGCTCCCTCAGGAATCCCTTCTAATTTATGACAATCTTTACAGGCTCTTAATCTTTCATGATGACAAACTCTGCAGGTTTTATGATAATATTCATGATTTTTATGATTAAAACCAACACCTTTCATTTTGGCATTTTCTATGTTTATAAAATAGGTTTCCTTTTGTCCTCTATCCGGACGCGGAACTTTCTCAAGATCAGCTATAGTTCTATATTTTCCTGTATGGCATTTTCCACACTCAAGTGGAGGAGCTTTTTCTCCTTCCTTTTTGCTAACTTCCATTTCTTTATTAATTTTTATATGACAGCTCAAACATCTTTCATGAGCAGTTTTTTGATAAGAAAGTCTCTTTTCTGTAGTAACTTTAACTATTTGAGAAAGTTCTGATCCTCTCTTTTTCTTACTTAGGTCATGACAATAATAACAAGATTCCTCTGTTCCATTTTGATAAACTAATTTTTTTTCTTTTAAATCATAGGTATGGTGACAAAGACCACAGTCTTTTTCTCCTGTTCTTTCTTTAAGCTTTGTTTCATGGTCATAATGAAATTTAGGATCAAACTCAACCAATGGATACTTTATTTTAACAAATTCCTTTTCCTTTACATGACAATCTCCACAAGTAAGAGGACCTGCTTTTTTCTTCTCTTTTAACTTTTCTTTATGACAACCTATACATTCATCATGATAGGCTTTCTTATAAGCTTCTTTGTCTAACTTAACTATTTTCTTGGGAAATTCAAAAACTAAAACATCTCTTTCTTCTGTTTTCTTTTCTTTTATTATTTCATCTTCTTTTTTTATCCTAGTTAACTCTTCTTTTTTCTCTCTGTGACAAACACTACATGTTTCCCACTCTTTCTTTCCTTCTTTTTTAATGGCCTCTACATGCTTTTTATGATCAAAAATAACCGGGGGTCTTTCTAAGGAGCCAAATATTTCTGTATGAGCAATAACAATTTTATCCTCCGGCTTAGTAATTATTATTTCCTTAGAAGGTGGAATAGCCGGTGCAGTATAAACCTGTTTTATTCCATAGACAATAAGGATTAAATAAATTAAAGCTCCCAAAAGTATTAAAAATAGTGTTTCTTTTCTCATATTCTACTCCTTTTTATCCTTCTTCAGGTAACATTTCTTCAGGAATATACATAGTATTAACTATAAGTTCATCAAAAAACATGGTTTTTACAGGTAATTTGTAATAATTTATTATATCTTTTATCCCTACGTTACAATTATGACAGGGTGTAATTACTATTTTTGCTCCTGTTGCCATAATTTGTTCAGCTTTTATTCTATTTCCTCTTGCCTTATGAGAAATCCACTGAGCTAATACAGCAAGACCTCCCCCTGCATTGCAACAGAAATTATGCTCCCTATTTGGATACATTTCTCTAAAATCTTCGCAACATTGCTCTACAATATATCTAAACTTTTCTGCTGCACCTGCCCTTCTTATAACATTACAAGGATCCTGTAAAGTTACAGGTTCTTTTATTCTTTTTGCAGGATCTATCTTAATTCTTCCACTAACTAAAAGTTCATAGTAAAATTCACCTGGATGCATAGCTTCAAAAGGTGTTTCTTTATATCCTAACATAGGTGGTGCCACATAACTTGTGGCAAATCTCGGGTGCCCTCACTCAGTTAAAATTAATTTTTTAGCCCGCAGTCGTGCTGCATTATCATAAAGCCCCCTTACAATTCTTTGCATAGTAAAGAAGTCACGAATAAACATGGGCATATTACTACTATCCCAAGAATCATTCATAGTAACCATTGTCCACTTCACACCAGCTACCTGAAATATTTTAGCAATACGGTCTATATGATAAACTCCTGCCTTTGGTTCAGCAGCAAGGGGATACCATATAACTTCAACTCCTTCTAAATCCATAGGAATTCTTAAATTCTTTAATTCATACATGCCCTCTTCTTCTCTCCAAAATAGCGTATCAATATAATCACTTTGGGACATCCATACCTGATTCAATGTAGCCATAAAAGCTTGATTCATCTCAAACATTCTTTGAGGAACAACCCCTAAAAGGAAACAAAATCTTCTTACTAATCCAATAATAAAGGTAATATCTAAACCAAAGGGACAATATAAACTACAACGATGACATATATTACATTCAGTAAATGCTATTCTTGCAATATCATACACTAAACTTGGTTCTACTTTCCCTTTTCTTTTCATCAATTCCCAAACAGTCATTTTTACTTTTGAAACAGGTGCATAGGTTGGATCCCTATCATTTGATAAATACCACTGGCATGCTTCGGCACAAAGTCCACAATGTATACATGTTTCTACAATAGCTTTAATTCTTGCAGTTTCTTTCCCAAAAACTGCTTGATAAGCTTTTTCTATTTTTTCTGGTGTTATTCTTTTTATTGTCTCATCAAGACCAGGATCCTCAATTTTAGGTCTTACATATTCAGGAAAATGAGAACTTACATATACTTCTTTTTCTTCTGAAACTTCCGGCTTAATTGCCATTATTTATCCCCCCTTATTTTTTTACCAATCCTTTGTTTTCCAACTTGCTGCTTGAGAAGCCATCCAAGCCCTTGTAAAGAAGAAGTAATACATATGGGTAAGTCTTGTAAATGGAATAGCTATAAGCATTATCTCCCCAAATAGAATATGAAGATTTAACATAGCCCTATAAGGTAATAGCCATTGATAATGAGCTAAAAAACCCGTTAAGAAAGTAAAAAGACATATAAATACAAAGATAAAATCAGAATAGGTAGTAACAAATCTAACTGTAGGATCAAATATTCTTCTTCCAATAAAAAACAAACACCCAATAATTACAAAAATTGACCAAACATCTGCTACAGTCTCTGGTAAAGTCCACCAAGAAATTTTCCAAGATTCATACCATAAAGCATTATGGGCATAAAGAAAAATAGGAATAAAAACTATACCTGTATGGAAAACAAAAGTAAAAAGGGTAAAGTAAGGTCTAAGCCTCCAGCTTCTTGAACCAAAAGGAATTAACCAATGAAAATAAGATTTAATAGCTGCTTTAAGATTAATAAAAGGTAACACAACTTTCTCTTTCTTAGCTAAATTTATTAAGGTGTAAATTCTATAAATACTTCCAACTATAAAAACTATAAAAGTTATCCATACCATTGGACCTCTTAAAAAACTGTAAAGAGCTACACTTTCTAAAAACCCCATATCCTTCCCTCTTTATTTATATTTCATTAACAGAAAAAACTTTTCTGCAATACTTACCATCTTTTATACATCTTACAAGAATTTTAGAACCATCCGGACTAAAAACAGGGTCCCATAACCATTCATAGGCTTCTTTACTAACTTTTCCATCAACTACAATAAAATATTTTCCGTCTTTTTCTGCTCTAACAGCTATCTTATCCCCTGTTGGAGAAAATATCGGATCCCATACATTATCAAACCAAGTTTCCCAAGGATATCCGTCAACTGCTATGGTCCATTTATTATTATGTTTTACTACAGCAGCTACCTTTTTACTATCTGGACTAAAATGAGGATCTAAAACCATCTGATTAAAAGTAATCTTCCAAGGATTCCCATCTATAGCTACAGTCCATTCTCCCGAAGCTAAAGCTACAACTGCTGCTATTTTTTTACCATCAGGACTAAATTTTTGTTTCCAAACTTGCAAAAAGTAAGGCCATATAGGATCTCCATTTTTAGCCAAAGTCCATCCTTCTTGTGTTTGAACAGGTGCAATTACATCAGAACTCTTAGGTACAAAAATAGGCTCCCAACAACCCCCGAATTCTTTATTCCAAGTTTTACCGTCAACTGCTATAGTATATTTAGAAAGATCAGTCATTACACAAACTGCTACATGATTCCCATCATCGCTAAATACACCACCATAAATACTCATAAATGAATTATCCCAGGGTATACCATCAACTGCAATAGTATAATTTTTTTCATAAAACCAAAAAATATCTAATTCTCTTCTTGGATTTATCTGCACACGAGAAGCTGTTCTTTGACCATCAGGGCTCATTATTACGTCTCTTACTTCAACAAAAAGATTTTCCCAAGGTTGATCATTAAGACAAACTCCTTGGGTCATTTCTGGAGTTCTAAAATTAATGGCTATACTTTTGGTGTCAGGACTTAAAGTTAGATTCCATGCCATATCAAAAGTATTTTCCCAACGAGTTTCACCTTTCTCTCCTATTATTAAATTCCACTGATAATCTGCATAACCAAGACAAATAGGCTCATTATCTAAATTAAACTTAAGAGAATACATCCTATCAAAAAGTTCTTCCCAGGTCTCTCCATTTATACATAAGGTAAATTTACGAGTTTCAGGTTGAACAATTCCTGCAATTTTTTCTCCATCAGGAGAAGGAGTAAGTTCTCTTATATCAATAAATTTTTCCTTCCACTCATTTATATTTGCAATTACTTTATTCTTAGTCTCCCAATCCCAACCTTCTCTCATTAAAATTATCCTCCCTCTAAGAATACTTTTAAATTTAAAATTTTGGTAAAACTCTCCAAAAAAGTCAAGAGCATAAAAATCTTAAAAATTCAATATTTTTACAAATTTTTCAAAAAAATTTTTTTTAAATCTTTCTTTTTTTAACTTTTTACGTTTTTTAATCATATATTTATTTATCAAAAAAATTATGATAAAACAAAATTTCTTCTTTAAAATTTTTATCTTCCAAAGTTTTTAGCCAATCTTTAGGATATCCCATAAATTTTGGCTTTCCTTCCTTGATTTCTATAATCCATTCACTTAAAAATAAAGTTATTAAATTAGTATCTAAAATAACTATAGTAATATTTTTTCTTTTTAAGGTGTTTAGCCAATTTGCAAAATATTTAATGTCTTCTAAATGTAACCCCTGTAAAGGATACTCTAAAAAGAGATAATCAAATTTTATATTACCTAAAAGTTTTTTTGCTATGAAAAGCCTATTTCTTTCCCCTCCTGAAAGTTCTTCAATACTCTGTCCTAACTTTAAATAAGAAAGATTGAGTTCTTTAAGCAGTTGAACTTTTTCCTTTATTTGATAAACGCCGCTAAATATAGATAATATCTCTTCTATAGTAAAATCAAAAATTTCAGAAATTTTAAATCCTTTGTAAGTTAGATTTAATACTTCAGGATTTAAACGTTTACCAAAACATTCTTCACAGATAGAGCTAAGTTTTAAATTTTCTGTTTCCCAAATTCTTTTTCCTTTACCTCTACAGCTTGAACAAACCCCTTCCTTGGTATGAAAACTAAAATTCTTTTGAGTTAGTCCTTTTATCCTTGCAGAGGGGAGTTTAATCAATATTTCTTTTAAATCATCCCAAATACCTGTATAACTTATTATAAGGTCATCCCTACCTTTAAGTTCTTTTGCTTCAATTTTTAAAATTTTTCCTTCTTTTTTCAAAACCTCATAAAGCTTTTCAAAAAATAAAGTTTTTTTGCTACCTATTTTCCCATAAATTAAATTAATCCCCTCTTTTAATAGATTTACTTTCTGTTTCTCTACAAAAA
The window above is part of the Thermodesulfobacterium geofontis OPF15 genome. Proteins encoded here:
- the dnaN gene encoding DNA polymerase III subunit beta, coding for MNAKIETSRLEKILKKIEGVADKRASMAVLSMVLIEYKPTESYLHLLSTDLEIGYKGKIFAEVEGEETSFCVPARKFYEIVKNFPEDEIYLIKDENRLVIKDAQERIVYNLAITDSEEFPSLPEFIEENAIEIPGKVLAELISNTIFSTSKEESHFVLGGIYFEPIKEEGILRAVASDGHRLVKLDREVIGIENVNFNEGFIVGRKAAKQIEDIAEEELIVKLGYINNYVVIWTSNSVFFARTIEGTYPDYRSVIPSHYENVLKVDRKLLMDALKRVSLIIPEKFKPVTFDLKPDEIILSSQEVELGKAQIKLSAIYEGKPLTVNYNADYILDALEVMNSEEVEIKIGEERTPALITGRRDEGFLYLVMPMIL
- the gyrB gene encoding DNA topoisomerase (ATP-hydrolyzing) subunit B, with the translated sequence MKILSKKEKESQKNMDFTQNYEASSIKVLSGLEGVRARPAMYIGSTDISGFHHLLWEVLDNAVDEALAGYATEIIVTLHKDGSASCEDNGRGIPTDIHPEEGISALELVMTRLHAGAKFDHGVYKVSGGLHGVGVSVVNALSEWLIAEVYRDGKIFRQTYKRGIPDGPIQVVGETKKRGTLVRFKPDPEIFGNLEFDLEIVQKRIKELSYLNPEIKFYLIDERIGFFEKYHYKGGIVELVKALNAKKNPIHSKVIYISGEKENVKVEVAIQYNSSYTETLYSYVNNIHTKEGGTHVIGFRSALTKAINRYISDEKIPKQFKIKVEGEDVKDGLCAVISLKVPDPQFEGQTKMKLGNSEIKPIVESIVYEGLIKFLEENPSEAKKIIQKITIAAKAREASKKARELIRKKSEIEEFLVAGKLADCSEKDPEKRELFIVEGDSAGGSAKQARDRRFQAILPLRGKILNVEKANIEKMLSSEEIKSIIAALGAGIGPDNFNPEKCRYHKIIIMTDADIDGAHIRTLLLTFFYRQMPELIEKGWLFIAQPPLYRVVEGKKETYLKDDEELDKYILKRISEGVKAYFIKDSLKEKIEIKDFRNLFLTCAKLDRILLNLFKKNYPPQVILLLLKAGLNNLSFFEDLSKMESLAKDCQNLGFKISKIKPSDYNPKYYEFFIYSEKESFISTRIGPELILEKDYREAFKIFENLRPYVFYKLQIVYKDSIKVWENWIFYIGEFLQYLREEGRKGLFIQRYKGLGEMNSKQLWETTMDPKNRVLKKVSIYDAEKADELFSILMGEDVEPRKEFIYQHALEYRELDI
- the hpt gene encoding hypoxanthine phosphoribosyltransferase; its protein translation is MNSKLLKKNLKLVLSKKEISQKIKELAKKIEKDYKDEPLIFIGTLKGAFIFLADLVRNIKNPNVEIDFVRVRSYGFSDTSSGKVEITKDIEVSLEGKNVILVEDIVDTGITLEFLYNYIKTLNPKSLKICVLIDKKERRKVRIPIDYVGFEIEKGFLVGYGLDFAEKYRHLPHIKEVIKNE
- the nrfD gene encoding NrfD/PsrC family molybdoenzyme membrane anchor subunit; protein product: MERNNTSWFREKILMGRTFGEFIKDNITIGNMIALIILIFGIYAMVYRLIYGLGPATNLSDEYPWGFWIGFDILVGIALAAPGLTVGTAIHLFGLKEYHHFAKPVALSSLLGYVFAIFALLFDLGRYYNLYNLLIWSWGFSSVLFLVGWHFFLYTIICLIEFAPVVFEWLDLKRARDFFAKLVIWATIFGVIIAGGHQSALGGLYLVVPYKLHPLWYSALLPPFFLISAIFGGISIVIIEGTITHKAFKHQIKDFDEEDFNKKLIGLGKAAACALYIYLILKLLDFAHYEKWHYLKGFYGFWYAVELIAFVFIPALMFTSAVRNRIVWLVKLGAVLTAFGVIVNRLNVCLIAYKWYVPFSQKYYPAWTEIALSAGVVTLLVLTYRFVLNRMPVLYEHPKYKSEH
- a CDS encoding 4Fe-4S dicluster domain-containing protein, which codes for MKLNRREFLKGLGALAGTLIITKPSISQAYSKGDAPSIYATGNKANEKVWKIYEERKKKHLPPPEEPYAVLVDISKCIGCRRCEWACNEWNQNPNRPLKEFEASVHQKPSVFDKIRRPHAGNFTVVNRFYTKDGTPLYVKRQCMHCVHPGCYSACLVEAYRKTPEGPVIYNKSVCVGCRYCMVACPFDIPAYEYYDPITPQITKCTMCYDRIVEGKVPACVEICTAGALTFGKRSEIIKIAWERIHNNPGKYVPHVYGEKEVGGTSWLYISPVPFEEIGFPKLEETPIPEYSERFLFMVKLFEVVGAWPLVFGAYYQISKSRKKKQSINEEKGEGHGKK
- the hmcA gene encoding sulfate respiration complex hexadecaheme cytochrome HmcA; protein product: MRKETLFLILLGALIYLILIVYGIKQVYTAPAIPPSKEIIITKPEDKIVIAHTEIFGSLERPPVIFDHKKHVEAIKKEGKKEWETCSVCHREKKEELTRIKKEDEIIKEKKTEERDVLVFEFPKKIVKLDKEAYKKAYHDECIGCHKEKLKEKKKAGPLTCGDCHVKEKEFVKIKYPLVEFDPKFHYDHETKLKERTGEKDCGLCHHTYDLKEKKLVYQNGTEESCYYCHDLSKKKRGSELSQIVKVTTEKRLSYQKTAHERCLSCHIKINKEMEVSKKEGEKAPPLECGKCHTGKYRTIADLEKVPRPDRGQKETYFINIENAKMKGVGFNHKNHEYYHKTCRVCHHERLRACKDCHKLEGIPEGAWVNLVDAYHAPFSEHSCAGCHNKKKLEKDCAGCHKFIPLIDIKAKEPNKEVCDRCHTGKKEVTLPPSLSTAGLDPQVVKKEIKIKVLEKEFEPADFPHRKIIDKLVDISNNNKLARYFHNDLKVLCEGCHHQRKSSAEAKKDIPPSCQNCHPKYFNPVNPNKLKLQSAYHVQCIGCHDNMRLEKPTHRCTDCHKEKSPRPLPTDVLGIKR